AGTTTTTTTCCTAAAACAAAATCTTGGTTTTTTGTTCTTAATGTAGGCTCCCCACCTATCCCTGGATTTCCTAGTGAAGATAAAAAGCTTAACCCTGCAAAAGTCTTTTTAGGGCCAACTTCAAATGTATTATCTATTCCTTTTAAACTTCTATAAATCACTTGAGGTAGAAATTCCTCAAGAATACTATTGTCCAGTTTAAGTTGTCCCTTCTGCCGATAAAGAAAATTATCTTGGCTGTCAAAGATTAAATCAAGCTCAACAAATCTTTTATATTGATTTGTTACTTCAACCAATTTTTCTACAGTATCGGGTTGTCCTTGTTCTACTGATTCTAGTGCTTGAATCCATTGATTATACTTGTTTACAGCCTCTTGAAATCTCTCTTTATCGGCATCCGGTAGTCTAGGATTTTTTAAGCAAGCAATAATTTTATCGTAGTGAGGAGTTGGTAGTTGAGGCATTATTGTATTTTTGATATTAAAAAAATTAAGCTTTTTGGTAGTAATTCTTAGTCTGACGATTGTAGAGAGGAGACTTACTTAAATTAGGTATCTTCTCAATTGCTTCCATAAGAGCAGGCTTATTTTGTTCCGAAACAATTGCTAATCCATCATTCATAACTTTCCGAGCAATATTTCTAGCAATTTCCTCAGTATCTTCTACAGATAAGCTAGAGTTTTTATTAGACAGGTTAAGTAAATCTTCACGGACAACCTTACCAAATTTGTTTTTAAAGATGCGTTTTTGTGTAAGGTTCAATTCAAACAAATTAGACTGAGTTGAAAGCTCTGAAATTATTTTTGAGTTGTAAAATGGGACACCTAAAACATTTGATTCATGACCTACTACAAATATAATTCTGGCATCGTAGGTACAAACTCTTTGTAGCTCTCTAAGAACAAAAGCCATGTCTAAGCAATACTGAACTACTGTAAAAAATCGATTTTTTCGATTTGCTCTATTTGAACCAATTTCAGATTTAGCAATTTTTAGTAAATCCCAACCAAGTGTTTCTGCTGAAACTCTATAGTTTTGATGATAGTTAAATACGTTAATATAAGGGGGTGATGTAATAACAAAGTCTATGCTGTCATTATCAATAGGAAGGCAACGAGCATCACATAATAAAGAAGTAATTGGTGCTTGGGAGTAAGGAAAATTTTTGATAAATTGGCAAAGCTTATAAAAAATATTATGTATATATTCTGTAGTGATCTGATTATTTCCCAAATCTAGTAGTACTACAAAGGTGTCTAGAATAATTATTTCCCAATAATTGCTTCCTTTATATAAATCAGGAATTAAGTATTTAAACTCGATAACACTTAATTTCCTGGGATGAGAATTATCAAAAAGGTTAGGCTTTGGAAAATATGTTTCTAACTTTTCTGTTATTGAAATAACTAACCTCTCACGAGTTGATAATTCTAAATTCATCAGTTGATAAGTTCTACTTAAAATCCAAGCTGATGGATTGACTTCACATCCAGAAACTGTTAATCCAAAACAAGCAGCTTCGTAAAGAGTCGTCCCACTACCTGCAAAAGGATCAAGTATTTTAGCTTGTTTCGGACAATAATAAAGGAGCAAATTTTCAATTAATTGAGGAGAAAATTGACCACGCCACGAAAAGATATTTGAACGCGTTTTATTTTCAATGTTCAAATGATTCTGTGGGAGAACAACATTAAAATCACTCAAGTGTTGAGCTAAAA
The window above is part of the Nodularia spumigena CCY9414 genome. Proteins encoded here:
- a CDS encoding Bpu10I family restriction endonuclease, whose translation is MPQLPTPHYDKIIACLKNPRLPDADKERFQEAVNKYNQWIQALESVEQGQPDTVEKLVEVTNQYKRFVELDLIFDSQDNFLYRQKGQLKLDNSILEEFLPQVIYRSLKGIDNTFEVGPKKTFAGLSFLSSLGNPGIGGEPTLRTKNQDFVLGKKLYLKTSFDSQFTSSKLVESYLGYVCAECKTNLDKTMFQEAVATSRDLKLAVPSSLYFLVCEFLDMTPVSITATQIDDVLIVRKSKRISANIRQEYKTPESRQQHRQEYADFIEMSKYYPDVFQKMIDKIQTLVDDTAPKVDQVLKRGHF
- a CDS encoding DNA methyltransferase, with protein sequence MRDKFLAQHLSDFNVVLPQNHLNIENKTRSNIFSWRGQFSPQLIENLLLYYCPKQAKILDPFAGSGTTLYEAACFGLTVSGCEVNPSAWILSRTYQLMNLELSTRERLVISITEKLETYFPKPNLFDNSHPRKLSVIEFKYLIPDLYKGSNYWEIIILDTFVVLLDLGNNQITTEYIHNIFYKLCQFIKNFPYSQAPITSLLCDARCLPIDNDSIDFVITSPPYINVFNYHQNYRVSAETLGWDLLKIAKSEIGSNRANRKNRFFTVVQYCLDMAFVLRELQRVCTYDARIIFVVGHESNVLGVPFYNSKIISELSTQSNLFELNLTQKRIFKNKFGKVVREDLLNLSNKNSSLSVEDTEEIARNIARKVMNDGLAIVSEQNKPALMEAIEKIPNLSKSPLYNRQTKNYYQKA